From Sandaracinaceae bacterium:
TTCCCAGGCGCCGCCTGCGCCACCGCACTCGTCGACCGCGTCGTCCACCACGCCGACGTCATCCACATCGAGGGCGAGAGCTACAGGCTCCGCGAGTCCGCGAGCGCCGCGAAGCGCCCTAGGCCGCGCAAGGCAACGGCCACGAAGAAGTGATCCAGGCCGGCCCTCGCGCAGACCATGCGCTGGGGCCGGTCAGATTTCTTGGATTCCTCGTGGTCGCCAACAGCTGATGACGACCGTTCGTTGGCTCGACGAGGCACTGCTCGAGGCAGAGGAGACCGCCCGCTACTACGCCGAGATCGACATCGACCTTGGTGATGATCTGTGGTCGCAGGTCCGCACGCAGATCGCGCTGTGCGACCGCTTCCCGCGTGCTGGCGTTCGTGTCGAGCGCGTTGCGGACGTCGACGTTCGTCGGTTCCTGACTGACCGCTTTCCCTACGCTGTGGTGCTCGCCAGACTCGAGGACGAGCTTGTCGTGATCGCTTTGCACCATCAGCACCGTAGGCCCGGCGACTGGAAACGGCGGCTGGCGAAAGTGCTCCGCTAACGTCGGTCATCCCCGTGCGGCGCTCCGGATGACGACGCCTGGGAAGCAGGCCAAGACGACGCCCACCGTGACTGCCGCCCGCCGCCGCACCTATGACCACCGCCTCCGGCTCGCCATCGCGGCGTCCGGGGACGCGACGCTCTTCCACGACATCGATATTCCCCCGTCGACACGCCGGTCTTGGACGACGCGTCCGGTCCCGACGGTCGTGGCCTTGCACGCCGAGGACCGGGAACTGGTGGAGCTTCAGGTCGCGCTCGCCCGTGTGGAAGTCGCAAACGCAAAGCTGCGCGCCGTGGTTAGGCTGCTGCTCGCGCTGGTTGCGGTCCTCGGCGGGCGCATTGCGGACCGCCCGGTGCCCGCCGCGGAAGACAAGGCCCGGCTGCTCGCCGCAGTTCGGAAGACCGAGAGCGTACTGGGGAGAGGTGCCGCACTCCGCGTCCTGGGGCTCACCCCACAACGCATGCGCGAGTGGAAGCATCGGGCTCTCGAGTGCCGGCTCCAAGATACCCCCTCCTGTCCGAGGAGGACCCCGCAGCAGCTCACGATCACGGAGCGTTGGACCATCCGAGAGTACGTCACCGATCTCGCGCTTCGGCACCTCTCGATCGCGTCGCTTTCGCTGCTCGCGCTGCGCCGTGGTCACGCTATCGCGTCCGCTTCGACGTGGTGTCGCGAGGTCCGCCGCCAAGGGCTCCGTCGGCCTCGCAAACGTGTGCATCCGCGCCGCCCGAAGGTCGGCGTGCGGGCGACCGCTCCCAACGAGATTTGGCACATCGATGCCAGCAAGATCCGACTCGTCGACGGCACCGTCGTCTGGGTCCATGTCGTCATCGACAACTACACCCGCAAGATCCTCGCCTGGACCATGGGCGGAACCTGCAAGGCGGACGCTACCAACGAGCTGCTCCACCAGGCCGTCCGGTGCGTTCGTGACCATGCAGGCGTCGTCACCGTCGTGACGGACGGGGGGTCGGAAAACATCGCCGTCGAGGATGAGGACTTCGCGGGCTTGCTCCGCCGCGTGCGCGCCCAGGTCGATGTCACGTACTCGAACTCGCTGATCGAGTCGTTCTGGGCCCAGCTCAAGCACCGGTGGTTGTACCTCCACGACCTCGATACAGAGGCGACGCTGAGGAAGCTCATCGCGGCCTTCGTGGAGGACCACAACGCGTTGATCCCTCGAGCCGTCCTCGGTGGCCGCACCCCCGATGAGGTCTTCCTTGGACTTCATCGGGAGCTCCCCGTCCAACTCGTGGAGGCTCGTCGTGCGGCCGGTGTAGACCGCGTCCAAGTCAATCGAGCCCTCACGAGCTGCGGAGGTTGTGACGGCCCTGAGCACCCGACTCCGAGAGGGGAGGTGGTCGACGGCTGAGCGTTCGTGGCTCACAGTGCTCGCGAAGCACGACTCGCCTTGTTTCATGCGGTTCGCGCATTTGCGCTGTTGGGGCGGGGGGAGGTTGTGACGCACCGCAGGGCACGAAGGCTGACCGAGCGGCTCGCGCCAATCATCTCGGTGTCTGTGATGGGTCACGTCCGGGCCGACTATCCGCCATCGCCACCGACAACATCAGCGAGAACGCGCCTCAACGTCCTCTTCTCCAAGTTCGGAACCTGCAGCCGGTGCATGTGCCCGTTGCCGTCCTTGTACAGCATGTCGCCCTTCCCGAGGAGAGCTTCCGCGCCGTTTTCGTCGAGGATGACACGACTGTCGTGAGATTGTGGGAGCTTGAGAGCGAAACGGTGCAGGATATTCGACTTGATGGGTCCTTGAAGGACGGTACTGTCGGGCCGCTGCATGCAGATCACCAGGTGGATTCCCGCGGCCCGGCTCTTCTGCGCGAGCCGGGCGACGAGCTTCTCGAACTCGGCGCGGTCGCTTCTCGCTTCGAACGACAGGACGGTTTCCGAGTATTCGTCGATGACGGCCACCAGGTATGGGAGCTGCTCCTCCGGGCTGACTTCACCGTTATACTCCCGTAGGTTGTCGCAGGCCGCGGCACTGATGATACCGATCCGTCGGTCCATCTCATCACCCAGCTCACGCACTAACGCTAGCGCACCCCCCGGCCCATCCGCGATCGGCAGCCCCTCCGCGTGTGGAACATGCACGAAGGGCATGAAGTCCATCGGCTTGCTGCTCGACAGGCGAAGCCGGAGAGCATTGGGGTCATGCTGCATCAGGAGCGTTAGCAAGACTTGGCGCAAGAACACCGTCTTGCCGCTTCCGGTCGTTCCGGCGACGAGTCCATGCGGCATCTTCGCCAGGTCCACCCACACCGCCTTTCCGGTGACGTCGATGCCCGCGCAGAAGCCCAGTTCAAGGTCACGACCGGCTGCAGCAAACGAATCGTGCGCAACGAGTTCCTCGAAATCGATCCCGTACCCGAGCC
This genomic window contains:
- a CDS encoding transposase, whose amino-acid sequence is MTTPGKQAKTTPTVTAARRRTYDHRLRLAIAASGDATLFHDIDIPPSTRRSWTTRPVPTVVALHAEDRELVELQVALARVEVANAKLRAVVRLLLALVAVLGGRIADRPVPAAEDKARLLAAVRKTESVLGRGAALRVLGLTPQRMREWKHRALECRLQDTPSCPRRTPQQLTITERWTIREYVTDLALRHLSIASLSLLALRRGHAIASASTWCREVRRQGLRRPRKRVHPRRPKVGVRATAPNEIWHIDASKIRLVDGTVVWVHVVIDNYTRKILAWTMGGTCKADATNELLHQAVRCVRDHAGVVTVVTDGGSENIAVEDEDFAGLLRRVRAQVDVTYSNSLIESFWAQLKHRWLYLHDLDTEATLRKLIAAFVEDHNALIPRAVLGGRTPDEVFLGLHRELPVQLVEARRAAGVDRVQVNRALTSCGGCDGPEHPTPRGEVVDG